The following coding sequences lie in one Lelliottia jeotgali genomic window:
- a CDS encoding Single-stranded DNA-binding protein gives MASRGVNKVILVGNLGQDPEVRYMPSGGAVANITLATSESWRDKATGETKEQTEWHRVVLFGKLAEVAGEYLRKGSQVYIEGQLRTRKWTDQSGAEKYTTEVVVNVGGTMQMLGGRQGGGAPAGGGQQQQGSWGQPQQPQGGNQFSGGAQSRPQQQSAPAPSNEPPMDFDDDIPF, from the coding sequence ATGGCCAGCAGAGGCGTAAACAAGGTGATTCTCGTCGGTAATCTGGGCCAGGACCCGGAAGTACGCTACATGCCGAGTGGTGGCGCAGTTGCCAACATTACGCTGGCTACTTCCGAATCCTGGCGTGATAAAGCGACCGGTGAGACAAAAGAGCAGACTGAATGGCACCGCGTTGTGCTGTTCGGCAAACTGGCAGAAGTGGCCGGTGAATATCTGCGTAAAGGTTCCCAGGTGTATATCGAAGGTCAGCTTCGTACCCGTAAATGGACCGATCAGTCCGGTGCAGAGAAGTACACCACTGAAGTCGTGGTCAACGTTGGTGGCACCATGCAGATGCTGGGTGGCCGTCAGGGCGGTGGCGCACCAGCGGGTGGCGGTCAGCAGCAGCAGGGTAGCTGGGGTCAGCCTCAGCAGCCTCAGGGCGGCAACCAGTTCAGCGGCGGCGCGCAGTCTCGTCCGCAGCAGCAGTCCGCTCCGGCACCGTCTAACGAACCACCAATGGATTTCGACGACGATATTCCATTCTGA